A genome region from Setaria italica strain Yugu1 chromosome III, Setaria_italica_v2.0, whole genome shotgun sequence includes the following:
- the LOC101775377 gene encoding uncharacterized protein LOC101775377, with product MTSLSITVMTLNLHEGEQPSESPNTWEKRRDICVSVITSYSPTILCTQQGLRWQLDYLQQCLPGYEQFGISRKGSQDTADEYCTIFYEKEKVELTEGGTFWLSESPSVPGSISWGATAPCIATWATFQLKRVEPPGFSFQIVNTNLDEVSPRARRRSALLTWQHIASLPPNLPVIYCGGFNTQKESMTGRFLLGRSREHGVVGDMRDAWPNARVRKNVSLIHTYHGFKGEKQGAVEFLKLIFRALCLCWDRQTQDLHIDWILFRGRPLVPALCEVINDNIDGVYPSSHFPIFAEFLLPRSVRLAETAS from the exons ATGACTAGCCTGTCGATCACGGTGATGACGCTGAACCTGCACGAAGGGGAGCAGCCGAGCGAGAGCCCCAACACCTGGGAGAAGCGACGGGACATCTGCGTCAGCGTCATCACCAGCTACTCCCCCACCATCCTCTGCACACAGCAAG GCTTGAGATGGCAGTTGGACTACCTACAACAGTGCTTGCCTG GTTATGAACAGTTTGGCATCTCAAGAAAAGGCTCACAGGACACCGCTGATGAATACTGCACAATATTTTATGAAAAAGAGAAG GTGGAGCTTACTGAAGGTGGCACATTTTGGTTATCAGAATCACCATCAGTGCCAGGAAGCATTTCATGGGGAGCAACTGCACCCTGCATTGCAACATGGGCA ACATTTCAACTCAAAAGAGTAGAACCACCTGGATTCAGCTTCCAGATCGTAAATACAAATCTTGATGAAGTTAGCCCTCGTGCTCGACGAAGAAGTGCGTTGCTTACATGGCAACATATAGCATCCTTGCCTCCCAATTTGCCTGTTATCTATTGTGGAGGCTTCAACACGCAGAAGGAATCTATGACCGGGCGGTTTTTGCTTGGCAGATCCAG AGAACATGGTGTTGTGGGTGATATGCGAGATGCTTGGCCAAATGCTCGGGTGCGAAAAAATGTTTCATTAATACACACATATCATGGATTTAAAG GGGAGAAACAAGGCGCGGTAGAATTTCTCAAATTAATATTTAGAGCTCTTTGCTTGTGCTGGGATCGACAGACACAGGACTTGCATATTGACTGGATCCTATTTAGAGGGCGCCCACTCGTACCAGCACTTTGTGAGGTCATAAATGATAACATAGACGGTGTTTATCCATCCTCACACTTTCCCATTTTTGCTGAGTTTTTGCTTCCACGCTCAGTTCGTTTAGCTGAGACAGCTTCATAG